A single Phragmites australis chromosome 4, lpPhrAust1.1, whole genome shotgun sequence DNA region contains:
- the LOC133915017 gene encoding uncharacterized protein LOC133915017 isoform X1: MSRCFPFPPPGYENTARPDAQLASHLLDKEKHKEKKHKKDKEKKDGKEKKDKKRSKDKHKDKKDRKEKHKDKKKDKSKDKSRESGEGTERHGETLHDQKFEESSRKSGEIKDPKFREDLVRKLQDEKGVASRPVENFALSNDRSRGGFSASPAMENERTAVNKMHIHSSNASRKNEGLGQQRININQQKNGISMRHCENNTSSAQRTPDGFVPGSAMEKERVRVARPPSNTESAPRKEGMGQRISNISILVQKRTENTNKEIAKKEVGTASPLLPNPFNAMHKGNGKVGRPLENTPTSTQSFDSLSTSNPAAGMDRGLPRPTIPSPSITIRRPNGMVQPPQNLSVSAKKPDVGGLSPATGKEKEQGGRMLQTNISTDQKLVLSKPPAVEKAADGRAERMEKVRDGAPDLAKKGDKKSDRHEKKKRKEKDKHKEKKKEKEAKKEKEEHNDKEHDKLRENNINYPINSLRMKPSVPPLAPPIDDGKAILPEESLKKRKNHEMNGYLQNHHDMRPTKLPRPALSNNRVENGSASHVAAPLSSVKPDAMNVEKAEWLHKKEEKINGNQEAQQSPVDSGPWDPVVAYENGTPSRKPPHPDGKYLSQIYSIPEEPQMTEWPEHDGEDWLFNQGSTQPRKPNSEPESDGAPQVWAQALKMDPADVIALPYVIPF, translated from the exons ATGTCTCGCTGCTTCCCGTTTCCGCCACCAGGATATGAGAACACCGCGCGCCCCGACGCCCAGCTAGCCTCGCACCTGCTCGACAAG GAGAAACACAAGGAGAAGAAGCATAAGAAGGACAAAGAGAAAAAAGACGGTAAAGAAAAGAAGGATAAAAAAAGGAGTAAAGATAAGCACAAAGATAAGAAAGATcgaaaagaaaaacacaaagACAAGAAAAAGGACAAGAGCAAAGATAAAAGCAGGGAATCAGGAGAAGGAACTGAAAGACATGGTGAGACTCTCCATGATCAGAAGTTTGAAGAGAGCAGCAGGAAGTCCGGAGAAATTAAGGATCCTAAATTCAGGGAGGACTTGGTCAGAAAGTTACAGGATGAGAAAGGGGTGGCGAGTCGACCTGTTGAAAATTTTGCTCTTTCAAATGATCGAAGCCGTGGAGGCTTCAGTGCTTCACCTGCAATGGAGAATGAAAGAACTGCAGTTAATAAAATGCATATTCACTCTAGTAATGCTTCAAGGAAAAATGAGGGATTGGGACAACAGAGGATCAACATCAATCAACAAAAGAATGGGATATCAATGCGACATTGTGAGAACAACACCAGTTCAGCTCAAAGAACTCCTGATGGCTTTGTACCAGGATCTGCGATGGAGAAGGAAAGAGTCAGAGTCGCAAGGCCACCTTCGAATACTGAATCCGCACCCAGGAAAGAGGGGATGGGACAGCGAATCAGTAACATTAGCATACTGGTTCAGAAGAGAACTGAGAATACAAACAAAGAGATTGCGAAGAAAGAAGTTGGCACTGCCTCTCCATTGCTTCCAAACCCTTTTAATGCTATGCATAAGGGAAATGGCAAGGTTGGTAGGCCACTGGAGAACACACCAACATCCACACAGAGTTTTGACAGTCTGTCAACATCTAACCCAGCGGCAGGGATGGATAGAGGACTACCTAGGCCAACAATCCCAAGCCCAAGCATTACAATTCGGAGACCAAATGGGATGGTACAGCCACCTCAAAACCTTTCTGTTTCTGCTAAGAAACCTGACGTGGGAGGCCTTTCACCTGCTACGGGGAAGGAAAAGGAACAAGGTGGAAGGATGCTACAGACTAATATTTCAACTGATCAGAAACTGGTTTTGTCAAAACCTCCAGCTGTGGAGAAAGCTGCAGATGGACGAGCTGAAAGGATGGAGAAAGTCAGAGATGGGGCGCCTGATCTTGCTAAGAAAGGGGACAAAAAGAGTGACCGgcatgagaaaaagaaaaggaaagagaaagataaacacaaagagaagaaaaaggagaaagaggcaaagaaggagaaagaggaaCATAATGACAAAGAGCATGATAAGCTAAGAGAAAACAATATAAATTATCCAATAAATAGTCTTCGCATGAAGCCCTCAGTCCCTCCTTTAGCCCCACCAATTGATGATGGGAAAGCTATTCTACCTGAAGAAAGCctgaagaagagaaagaatcATGAGATGAATGGTTACTTACAAA ACCATCATGATATGCGGCCTACAAAGTTGCCGAGACCAGCCCTCTCCAACAATCGTGTGGAGAATGGTTCAGCATCTCATGTAGCCGCGCCACTCTCTTCTGTGAAGCCAGATGCCATGAATGTTGAAAAGGCTGAATGGCTCCAtaagaaggaagagaagatcaatGGCAACCAAGAAGCTCAGCAATCTCCAGTTGATTCAGGGCCATGGGATCCTGTGGTTGCTTATGAGAATGGCACACCTTCTAGGAAGCCGCCTCACCCAGACGGCAAGTATCTTAGCCAGATATACAGCATTCCTGAAGAACCTCAAATGACGGAATGGCCTGAGCATGATGGTGAGGACTGGCTGTTCAACCAAGGTAGCACCCAACCAAGGAAGCCCAATTCAGAGCCTGAGTCTGATGGAGCGCCCCAAGTGTGGGCTCAGGCTCTGAAAATGGACCCGGCTGATGTCATTGCTTTACCATACGTCATCCCTTTTTAG
- the LOC133915017 gene encoding uncharacterized protein LOC133915017 isoform X2 translates to MSRCFPFPPPGYENTARPDAQLASHLLDKEKHKEKKHKKDKEKKDGKEKKDKKRSKDKHKDKKDRKEKHKDKKKDKSKDKSRESGEGTERHGETLHDQKFEESSRKSGEIKDPKFREDLVRKLQDEKGVASRPVENFALSNDRSRGGFSASPAMENERTAVNKMHIHSSNASRKNEGLGQQRININQQKNGISMRHCENNTSSAQRTPDGFVPGSAMEKERVRVARPPSNTESAPRKEGMGQRISNISILVQKRTENTNKEIAKKEVGTASPLLPNPFNAMHKGNGKVGRPLENTPTSTQSFDSLSTSNPAAGMDRGLPRPTIPSPSITIRRPNGMVQPPQNLSVSAKKPDVGGLSPATGKEKEQGGRMLQTNISTDQKLVLSKPPAVEKAADGRAERMEKVRDGAPDLAKKGDKKSDRHEKKKRKEKDKHKEKKKEKEAKKEKEEHNDKEHDKLRENNINYPINSLRMKPSVPPLAPPIDDGKAILPEESLKKRKNHEMNGYLQIAETSPLQQSCGEWFSISCSRATLFCEARCHEC, encoded by the exons ATGTCTCGCTGCTTCCCGTTTCCGCCACCAGGATATGAGAACACCGCGCGCCCCGACGCCCAGCTAGCCTCGCACCTGCTCGACAAG GAGAAACACAAGGAGAAGAAGCATAAGAAGGACAAAGAGAAAAAAGACGGTAAAGAAAAGAAGGATAAAAAAAGGAGTAAAGATAAGCACAAAGATAAGAAAGATcgaaaagaaaaacacaaagACAAGAAAAAGGACAAGAGCAAAGATAAAAGCAGGGAATCAGGAGAAGGAACTGAAAGACATGGTGAGACTCTCCATGATCAGAAGTTTGAAGAGAGCAGCAGGAAGTCCGGAGAAATTAAGGATCCTAAATTCAGGGAGGACTTGGTCAGAAAGTTACAGGATGAGAAAGGGGTGGCGAGTCGACCTGTTGAAAATTTTGCTCTTTCAAATGATCGAAGCCGTGGAGGCTTCAGTGCTTCACCTGCAATGGAGAATGAAAGAACTGCAGTTAATAAAATGCATATTCACTCTAGTAATGCTTCAAGGAAAAATGAGGGATTGGGACAACAGAGGATCAACATCAATCAACAAAAGAATGGGATATCAATGCGACATTGTGAGAACAACACCAGTTCAGCTCAAAGAACTCCTGATGGCTTTGTACCAGGATCTGCGATGGAGAAGGAAAGAGTCAGAGTCGCAAGGCCACCTTCGAATACTGAATCCGCACCCAGGAAAGAGGGGATGGGACAGCGAATCAGTAACATTAGCATACTGGTTCAGAAGAGAACTGAGAATACAAACAAAGAGATTGCGAAGAAAGAAGTTGGCACTGCCTCTCCATTGCTTCCAAACCCTTTTAATGCTATGCATAAGGGAAATGGCAAGGTTGGTAGGCCACTGGAGAACACACCAACATCCACACAGAGTTTTGACAGTCTGTCAACATCTAACCCAGCGGCAGGGATGGATAGAGGACTACCTAGGCCAACAATCCCAAGCCCAAGCATTACAATTCGGAGACCAAATGGGATGGTACAGCCACCTCAAAACCTTTCTGTTTCTGCTAAGAAACCTGACGTGGGAGGCCTTTCACCTGCTACGGGGAAGGAAAAGGAACAAGGTGGAAGGATGCTACAGACTAATATTTCAACTGATCAGAAACTGGTTTTGTCAAAACCTCCAGCTGTGGAGAAAGCTGCAGATGGACGAGCTGAAAGGATGGAGAAAGTCAGAGATGGGGCGCCTGATCTTGCTAAGAAAGGGGACAAAAAGAGTGACCGgcatgagaaaaagaaaaggaaagagaaagataaacacaaagagaagaaaaaggagaaagaggcaaagaaggagaaagaggaaCATAATGACAAAGAGCATGATAAGCTAAGAGAAAACAATATAAATTATCCAATAAATAGTCTTCGCATGAAGCCCTCAGTCCCTCCTTTAGCCCCACCAATTGATGATGGGAAAGCTATTCTACCTGAAGAAAGCctgaagaagagaaagaatcATGAGATGAATGGTTACTTACAAA TTGCCGAGACCAGCCCTCTCCAACAATCGTGTGGAGAATGGTTCAGCATCTCATGTAGCCGCGCCACTCTCTTCTGTGAAGCCAGATGCCATGAATGTTGA
- the LOC133915018 gene encoding cyclin-dependent kinase F-3-like has translation MERYKLIREIGDGTCGNVFMAYNIETNETVAVKKMKRQFYQWEECISLREVKALQKLIHPNIVKLKEVTMENHELFFIFEHMECNLYDVIRERQAAFSEGDIRSFMVQILQGLAYMHNNGYFHRDLKPENLLVTNGIVKIADFGLAREVFSSPPYTDYVSTRWYRAPEVLLQSSAYTPAIDMWAVGAILAELFTLSPLFPGESETDQLYKICTVLGTPDCTVWPEGMNLPRSSSFKFFQIPPRNLWELIPNASLEAVDLIQQLCSWDPRRRPTAEQALQHPFFNVCNWVPRPLHDASRTITNEYKAHPKLELNLWDFSTEPDDCFLDLTLSLKPSFPGTDLANHVPQHTEEEILLYPGFENTPIPGKSGLWPLVSSDRPIGDVPAMPSWPQAYMVDSQASLSGLSGSPFGLSLQPNLLENHSLAPIRQVNFF, from the exons ATGGAAAG GTATAAATTGATAAGGGAGATAGGTGATGGAACATGTGGAAATGTTTTCATGGCTTATAATATAGAAACAAATGAAACT GTTGCTGTTAAAAAAATGAAGAGACAGTTTTACCAATGGGAAGAATGCATTAGTCTGCGAGAAGTGAAG GCTCTTCAGAAGCTAATTCACCCTAACATTGTGAAGCTGAAGGAGGTGACGATGGAAAACCATGAGCTGTTCTTCATCTTTGAACACATG GAATGTAATTTATACGATGTCATTAGAGAAAGGCAAGCTGCATTTTCTGAAGGGGATATTCGGAGTTTTATGGTCCAAATATTGCAAGGTCTTGCATATATGCATAATAATGGATATTTCCACCGTGATTTGAAACCTG AAAATTTGTTGGTGACAAATGGTATTGTTAAAATTGCTGACTTCGGGTTAGCAAGAGAAGTATTCTCCAGTCCTCCTTACACTGATTATGTTTCTACCAGATG GTATCGGGCTCCAGAAGTTCTGCTGCAATCGTCAGCTTACACACCTGCTATTG ACATGTGGGCCGTCGGTGCAATTTTGGCTGAGCTTTTCACATTGTCTCCGCTTTTTCCTGGTGAAAG TGAGACAGATCAGCTTTACAAAATATGCACTGTGCTTGGGACTCCAGATTGTACCGTCTGGCCAGAGGGAATGAACCTTCCTCGTTCAAGTAGCTTTAAGTTTTTTCAG ATTCCTCCAAGAAATTTATGGGAGCTTATTCCTAATGCTTCTTTGGAAGCTGTTGACTTGATTCAG CAACTTTGTTCCTGGGATCCACGAAGGAGGCCAACTGCTGAGCAAGCACTACAGCATCCCTTCTTTAAT GTGTGCAACTGGGTGCCAAGACCTCTCCATGATGCTTCCCGTACAATAACAAATGAATATA AAGCACATCCGAAATTGGAACTGAACCTGTGGGATTTCAGCACAGAACCTGATGACTGTTTCCTTGATTTGACTCTCAGTCTGAAGCCAAGTTTTCCTGGAACAG ACCTTGCTAACCATGTTCCTCAACATACAGAAGAG GAAATTCTACTATACCCAGGATTTGAGAATACCCCAATCCCAGGGAAGTCGG GTCTTTGGCCTCTCGTGTCATCAGATCGTCCCATTGGTGATGTTCCAGCCATGCCATCCTGGCCACAGGCATACATGGTTGACAG CCAAGCCTCATTGTCAGGATTATCCGGTTCTCCATTCGGCCTGTCCTTACAGCCGAACCTGTTGGAGAACCATTCACTAGCACCTATCCGGCAGGTCAATTTCTTCTGA
- the LOC133914053 gene encoding DNA-directed RNA polymerases II, IV and V subunit 8B-like, with protein sequence MTEYLFEDVFIVIRLNPDGKKFDKVSRIEARSEQFDMHMQLDVATDVYPMHVGDKFTMVLAPTLNLDGTPDTGYFTQAGRQTLADKFEYVMHGKLYKISEDTSSGQNAKVDIYASFGGLLMMLKGDPSNAASFELDQRLFLLMRKV encoded by the exons ATGACTGAGTATCTCTTTGAGGACGTCTTCATCGTCATCAGGCTCAATCCTGATGGTAAAAAGTTTGACAAAG TTTCTCGTATTGAAGCTCGCAGCGAGCAGTTTGATATGCACATGCAGTTAGATGTCGCCACAGACGTTTATCCTATGCATGTTGGCGACAAATTTACCATGGTTTTAGCTCCTACTCTTAATTTGGATGGCACTCCAGATACTGGATACTTCACACAG GCTGGCAGACAAACTCTGGCAGACAAGTTTGAGTATGTCATGCATGGGAAGCTTTACAAAATCTCAGAAGACACCTCCTCTGGTCAAAATGCTAAAGT GGATATTTATGCATCATTTGGTGGTCTCCTAATGATGCTCAAGGGCGATCCTTCCAATGCTGCTAGCTTTGAGCTCGATCAGAGGCTTTTTCTACTTATGCGCAAGGTGTAG